One part of the Leptolyngbya sp. FACHB-261 genome encodes these proteins:
- a CDS encoding response regulator, whose product MEILIVEDEAEIANLIQLYLEKEGFTCRCARDGLSALKIFAEQKPDLVILDLLVPGLDGLEVCARIRSRPRDKDPYILMLTARGEEIDRIVWLSTRR is encoded by the coding sequence ATGGAAATCCTGATCGTCGAGGACGAAGCTGAAATTGCCAACCTGATTCAGCTTTATCTGGAAAAGGAAGGCTTCACCTGCCGCTGCGCCAGGGATGGCTTGAGCGCTCTCAAAATTTTTGCGGAGCAGAAGCCGGATCTAGTCATTCTAGACCTACTAGTTCCGGGTCTAGATGGTCTTGAGGTCTGTGCCCGGATTCGTTCTCGACCAAGAGACAAGGATCCCTATATTTTGATGCTGACTGCCCGAGGAGAGGAGATCGACCGGATTGTATGGCTCTCAACCCGCAGATGA
- a CDS encoding helix-turn-helix domain-containing protein translates to MARLRKKIEPDSNRPSYIKTVIGVGYKFEDVSSG, encoded by the coding sequence GTGGCCCGCTTGCGGAAGAAAATTGAGCCTGATTCCAACCGCCCTAGCTACATCAAGACGGTAATTGGAGTTGGCTATAAGTTTGAGGATGTCTCTTCGGGCTGA